The following coding sequences lie in one Spinacia oleracea cultivar Varoflay chromosome 1, BTI_SOV_V1, whole genome shotgun sequence genomic window:
- the LOC110790821 gene encoding two-component response regulator ORR9, with product MAVDTQFHVLAVDDSIVDRKLIERLLTTSSFHVTAVDSGTKALELLGLQGNETRDSHHHDHHQDAEVNLIITDYCMPGMTGYDLLRKIKESESLKDIPVVIMSSENIPARINRCLEEGAEEFFLKPVRLSDVDKLKPHLIRSKSKVQYSLDNKISSYEIHDEVF from the exons ATGGCTGTCGATACTCAATTTCATGTTCTTGCTGTGGATGATAGCATCGTTGATAGAAAGCTCATTGAAAGGCTCCTTACCACTTCCTCTTTCCATG TAACTGCAGTGGATTCAGGCACCAAAGCTTTAGAATTATTGGGTTTACAAGGAAATGAAACAAGGGACTCTCATCACCATGACCATCATCAA GATGCGGAGGTGAATTTGATAATAACCGATTATTGTATGCCTGGAATGACCGGTTATGATCTCCTTCGGAAAATCAAG gaATCTGAAAGTCTTAAAGATATACCAGTTGTTATCATGTCCTCTGAAAATATTCCTGCTAGAATAAACAG ATGCTTAGAGGAAGGAGCAGAAGAGTTTTTCCTAAAGCCAGTTAGGTTATCAGATGTTGATAAGCTTAAACCACACTTGATTAGGAGCAAATCGAAGGTTCAATATTCACTGGACAACAAAATATCAAGCTATGAGATTCATGATGAAGTTTTCTAA